The Longimicrobium sp. sequence GGCTCGCACTGGGCCTCGCCCGCCGGCGACGGCTGGGAGATCGCCCTGGAGGTCCGCACCCGCCCGCCGCGCCGCGAGCGGTGGCTTCTGCACGCCGTCCTGCTGCTGGCGGCCCTCTTCAGCGCCACCGTCTCCGGCGCGCTGATCGCCGGCCGCGATCCGCTGGGGCTGGCGGAGCGGGTGGTGCTCGGAGTGGCGCTCCCCGTGCCCACCGGGCTCCACGCCGCCGCGCTCCTGCCCGGACTCCTCTTCTCTATCCCGTTGATGGGCGTGCTGCTCGGGCACGAAATGGGCCACTACGTCGCGGCCAGGCGTCACAACCTGGACGCCTCGCCGCCGTACTTCATCCCCGCGCCCTTTTTCCTGAGCCTGATCGGCACGCTGGGCGCCTTTATCCGCCTGCGCTCGCCCATGCTTCACCGGCGGATGCTGATGAACGTGGGCGCGGCGGGTCCGCTGGCGGGGCTCGTTCTCGCGCTGCCGGTGGCCGCCGTGGGGCTCGCGCTGAGCGAGCCGATGGGCTCGATGCCGCACCTCCCCAGCCATCTCAACCTGGCCCCGTTCTACGGTGTCCCGCTGAGCCTGGGAGACTCGCTTCTATGGCTGGCTCTCCGCGCCGTCTTCGCGCCGGACGCCGGCGTCCTGATCCTCCACCCGATGGCGGTGGCGGGATGGGTGGGGCTCTTCTTCACCGCGATGAACCTCCTCCCCGTCGCCCAGCTCGACGGCGGCCACATCGTCTACGCCCTCCTCGGCACCCGGCGGCAGCTCGCCGTCGCGACAGTCTTCTTCGCCTCGCTGCTCGTGCTGGGGTGGTGGTGGCCGGGATGGTGGTTCTGGGCCCTGCTCGTCCTCCTGATCGGCCGCGGCCGCCTGTCGCACCCGCCCGTCCTCGACACTCGCCTTCCCCTTACCCGTGGCCAACGCGTGGCGGGGTGGGCGTGCGTCGTGTTCTTTGTGCTGGCGTTCGTGCCGATGCCGGTTACGTGAGGATTGCATGAGTTCACGGAATGTCATCCTGAGAGAGCCGCCGCCGCGTACTGGGCGGCGCACTGTACATTCCTGTGGCGAACGAAGGATCTAGCCGGCGAGGAGCGAGGCCCGGTCTTCGCCGCGGGCCCGTCGTAACGCGCAGTAGATCCTTCACTCCGCGCCTTAGGACAGAGCGCGGGACAGGACTGAGAGGCGCGTCGCTCAGGATGACAGAAAAGGGGGGCGTGCTCCTAGCCCATTCGGTCCCCCTTCTCACTCCTCGGGCGGCGTCGAGACGCACTAACGCACTCACGCACTCACGCACTAATCCCCTCCCCACACACCCATTCTTGACAAACCCTCACGCCCGCGCGGAGATTCGGTGCGGGGCCGGGCCCGACGCGGCCCAACCACGCCGCACCCCGGAGCCCCGCCGATGGCACGCCACAACCGCGAAGGGGAAGGGCAGGACCAGCACGGCCGCCGCTACCGGATCGGCTACCAGCCGGACTGGCTCCGCCAGGTCAAGGTGACGTGTGACCTGGACAACGGCCGCCAGTCCACCAAGACGCTCCTGCGCAACCCGGAGCGGCCGGCACACCCGCCCGGGCCCCGCGTGCACACGCAGGTCGACTCGGCGGAGCTGGGGCTGAGCTTCGGGCTGACGCTTCACGACGAGCGCCGCGTGGTCCGCCGCATCATCGTGGAGACCATGATCCCCGGCGAGCGCGGCGAGACCATCTCCTTCGTCGTCTCCACCCTGCCCGACGAAGAGTAGCACATCCTTTCCGGGACGCTTTTCCGGGCGCCCCGCCAACACCTTCCGCGTGAACCCTCCATGATGGTCCTGCTGGCCCAGACCGCGGCGCTCCCCTGCCCGGACACGCGCATCATGTTCGGCGTGAGCGTGGTGGTGGTGGTGAGCGTGGTGGTGTTCACCGCGGCCGTCATCGTCACGCTGCTGCGGCGCAGCGACCGGCGGCGGGCGGAGGAGGAAAAGGTGGCCGCCATCGGCACGGCGACCGCGCGCATCCTGCACCAGATCAAGAACCCGCTGCAGACCGTCGTTCTGAACGCCGACATCCTGCAGGACGAGCGCATCGTGAGCGACGCAACCGGCCGCCGCGAGGTGTGCGAGGCGATCGTCTCCGAGAGCCAGCGGCTGGTGAGCATGCTGGACGAGCTTTCGGTGTACGCCAGCGGCGCGCGGCGGGCCCTCAGCCGCCAGCCGGTGCCCGTGCACGAGATCATCGCCCAGCTCGCCCGTCAGCAGGAGCGCGACCCCGGCATGCGCGTGGACGCCGGGGTGCTAGGCAAGGCGGTCGTTCTCGCCGATCCGTACTACCTGCGGCAGGTCTTCGAGAACCTGGTGCGCAACGCCTGCGAGGCGATGCACGAACAGGACGACCGCCGCCTCACCCTGCGCGTGGAGTCGGCGGCGGGATCGGCGGAGGTGCGGGTGACGGACAACGGGCCGGGGATCGAGGCGGAGAAGCTGGACCAGATCTTTCAGCCGTTCGTGTCCAGCAAGGGGAAGGGGATGGGGCTGGGGCTCGCCATCTGCCGCGAGATCGTGGAGGGGCACGGCGGGCGGCTGGAGGTGGAGTCCACGCCGGGCGTCGGGTCAACCTTCATCGTGCGGCTTCCGCTGTACGATGCGACGGCGCTGGAGGCGGGCGCCGGGCGCGCGACCGAGGCGTGGGCGTAACGCGGGGATCGCGATTGCCTCACGCGGAGACGCGGAGACGCGGGGAGGGCGCGCGAAGCTCTCTCCGTGGCTCCGCGCCTCCGCGTGAGACCAGCCGTTCGGATCTTGAAGACACGCAAAAAGGGCGGGCGCCGGGGAAGGCGCCCGCCCTTTCTGTCTGCCGCTCGACCTGGATCAGGCCGGCTTGACCTTGCAGGTGATGCCGGTGACGCTGTAGTCCACCACCACGTTCTGGCCCGAGGTCAGGGTCGCGTTGGGGACACTGGGCGTGGCGGCGATCATCAGCGAGTCGCCGTTCGCGTAGCCCACGGGGGCGACGCCCATCGCGTAGGTGCCCGGGGTGACGTACGCCATCTTGTAGCGCGCGTCCGCCTGCGCCTTGGCCGAGAGCGTGCTCGGGCCGGTGGCGGTCGCGGTGAAGTGCGTCACGTCCGTCGCGGCGCCGCCGCAGGCCGGGAAGGCAACGCCCGTGGCCATGGTCACCAGGCCGCTGATGCCGCCCGAGAGCTGCACCTGCGTCACCGTGAACTGCGGGTTCAGGATGAGCTGCCCGCTCTTGCCGGCCACGTGCCCGAACGAGCGCGCCACGTCAAAGTCCAGCGCCACGATCCTGCTGTCGCCGTCCACCGTGAGGCCGGGGCCGGGGAAGCGGATCTTGTAGCCGCTCGCGCGCGACTTGCCGCTGGTCAGGTTGATGGTGCCCGTCGCAGTCATCCCGGCGGGGAGGCGGGCGCCCGGCGTAGCGTACACCTTGCCGTCGCGCGTCACCACGTACGCATCGCCCACGCGCACGCGGAGCTGCGAGTAGGTGCCCGCGGGGATCACGGCGTCCCTCACCAGGTCCGCCCCGGCGCCGCCCACCAGCGCCAGCAGGTCGAAGTAGGTCGAGCTGTCCGCCGCGAGCGTGAGGCGGCCGGACGTGGAGTCGGCATCCGACTCGCGCTGCAGGTACAGCTCGCTGATCTGGACCTTCACTTCCTTGAAGTCGCCCGGCGCATCGACCAGCCGGATGCTGACGCGGCTGCTACCGCTGTCCGTGCCACCGTCGCAGGCGCCGAGCGCCGCCGCGGCAAGGAGGGGAAGAAGGAAACGGGTGGCTTTGAACATCGCTGATCTCCACGAATGTGACTGCACGGTTGACCGGTTGCACCCGGTGATTCAAACCAATGACGAGCACCCGCACACCTGCGTCACATCAAATGTTCGCCTAAAACTGCTACATATCTGATCCAGAGACACCATACTACGAAAGAGCCGCGAAGAGCACTTCTCCGCGGCTTTCAGTCCCCCTCCGTGCCCTCTGTGTGATGCTGTCGTCGTTTCAATACTCGTCGTCCTCGCCCAGCATCATGCGGCGGTAGCTGTCGTAGCGGCCGAAGTCTATGCCGCCCGCATCCACGGCGGCGCGGATGGCGCAGCCGGGCTCGTGGATGTGCGTGCACGACGAGCTGTAGCGGCACTCGCCGATGAGCGGCGCGAACTCGGGAAAGTAGAAGTGGAGCTGGTCCGTGTCGATCTCCCACAGCCCCACCTCGCGCAGCCCCGGCGTGTCCGCCACGTAGCCACCGCACTCCAGCGGGATGAGCTGCGCGGTGACGGTGGTGTGGCGCCCCTTGTTGACGGCCTCGCTCACCGCCGCAACGCGCAGACCCAGCCCCGGCTGCACCACGTTGAGAAGGCTGCTCTTTCCCACGCCCGACGGCCCCGCCAGCGCCGACACTTGGCCGCAGATCGCCTCGCGCAGGGTTTCGACGCCCACGCCCTGCTTGGCGGCGGTGAAGATGATACGGTAGCCGGCGCGCTCATACGGGGCGAAGAGGGCGCGGGCGGCCTCCTCCCCCTCCACGTCCGTCTTGTTGACGACGATCAGCGGGCGCAGCTCAGCCGCCTCGGCGATCACCAGGAAGCGGTCGAGCATGCGCAGGTGGGGCGATGGGTTGGCCGCGGCGAAGACGATCAGCACCTGGTCTACGTTGGCGACGATCACCTTGGCGCGCGGCGCCTTCCCCGGCGCGCGGCGGGCGAGGACGTTGCGGCGGTCGTGGACGCTTTCGATGGTCCACGCCTCCGCGCCGGAGCCCGAGCCGCGCCCCAGCTCCACCACGTCGCCCACCACCACCTTGTCGCCGGTGCGCTCCTCGCGCTTGACCCGTCCGCGCAAAGACGCCTCGATGATCCCTTCCGCGGTTTCGATCTCGTACACTCCGCCCTGCGCGCGGAGCACCGTTCCGGTCAGCGTCGCCACTCTGTGCCTCGAAGTTGTCTCTGTGTGCCCCGTGAGAGGAAAAAGCTGAGCGCCGCACCCGGCCCGCGGGTACGGCGCTCCTGCGTTCTGCGGCGAGCCATCGGCTACGCCGCCGCGAACGAGGCCAGCGCCTCGCCCATCTCGCCCTCGCGCAGGCGCTTGAGGGCGCGGTCGCGGAGCTGGCGGATACGCTCGCGGGTCACGCCCAGGATGTCGCCGATCTCCTCCAGCGTGTGCTCGCGCCCGCCCTCCAGGCCGAAGTACAGCTTGAGCACCTTGGCGTCGCGCGGCTGAAGGGTGTTCAGCGCCCGGTCGATGCGCTCGGAGAGGAGGCGCTCCTCCACCTCGTCCTCCGTCATGATCGCCTCGTCAGCGATGAAGCGGTCCATCAGCTGGCTGTCGTCCGAGTCTCCGATGGGGGCGTCCAGGCGGATCTCGGCGGCGTTCAGCGTCTGCAGGCTCTCCACGATCTCCGGCGACAGGCCGGTCGCCTCGCTGAGCTCCTGCGGCGACGGATCGCGGCGAAGCTCCTGCTTCAGCCGCTCGCGCTCGCGAAAGATCTTGGCCAGGTCCGACGCGCGGTTGAGCGGCACGCGCACCGAGCGGCCCTGGTTGGCGAGCGCCGAAAGGATCGCCTGGCGGATCCACCACACGGCGTAGGAGATGAACTTCACCCCCTGGTCCGGATCGAACTTGCGCGCGGCCGTCACCAGGCCGACGTTCCCCTCCTGGATCAGGTCCGAGAGGGAGACGCCGCGGTTCTGGTACTTCTTGGCCACCGAGATCACGAAGCGCAGGTTGGCGCGCACCAGCTCGTTGACGGCGTCCTCCTCGCCCAGGCGCGCGCGGCGCCCCAGCTCGATCTCCTGGGGCGACGTGAGCAGCGGATGGGTGCTGACTTCCTTGAGGTACTGGTCCAGGCTGGACTGGTCCTCGTTGGCCACGCCGAAGCCGGCCTCGGACCCGCCGCCCTTCTTCCGCCGCCTCGGTGTGGTGGTGGTGCCTTTCCGCGCTGTCGCCATATCTCGATCCGTAGCTTGCGCTCGTTCCGGAGCCGTTTTCTGTGGCTGTGCCAAACGATGTAGACCCTGCAAAAGCTCTGCCCGACGCAAAACGAACCGCCCGGCGCTGGGCTGCGGCCGGGCGGGGGATGGAGGTGCCGCGGCATGCCGCCGCTTCCGCCCTCCTAACGCCGCCGTCCCGCCCCCGCGCTCCGCCCCGCCGACGCGCCACGCCCCCGCTCCCGGCATGCTCCGGAGCGGCTCTCGGGCCGGGGTGCGATCGGAAAAGTCATCCGGGCGTGTGCAAGAAGTAGGTGGCCGGGTCGGGGCGGCGCAACGTAGCGGGCGCCCCCACGGCCGTCAATGGAGAGTACCGTGCTGGCGGAGGTTGGTTCCCGGACGGCGGGGAATGGGGAATGGGGAATGGGGAATGGGGAATGGGGAATGGGGATTGGGGAATGGGGAACAGCGAGCGAAGGGCCGGGGCCTTCTGCTGGCTGTTCCTCGTCATTCCTCGTCTACTATCTGTTCCGCTTCCTCCGGCTCCTCGCCAGCCGCTCTTCTCGCCGCAGTTGCGCGGCTTCGAAGCGGAGCCGTTCCTCCTCGGTCTCGGGCAGCACCGGGGGCACGGGGGTGGGGCGTCCGCGTTCGTCCAGGGCCACGAAGGTGGCATAGCAGGTGTTGGTGTGGCGCTCCTCGCCCGTGACCGGGTTCTGGGCCAGCACCTTGACCCCGATCTCCATGCTGGTGCGCCCCGCGAAGTTCACCGACGCGTGCGCGACCACCAGCTCGCCGATGTAGATCGGCTCGTTGAACTCCACGCTGTCCATGCTCTTGGTGACCACGGGCCGGCCGGCGTGCTTCATGGCGCAGAACGCCGCCGCGCGGTCGATGAACCCCAGCAGCACCCCGCCGAACAGCGTCCCCGCGACGTTCTGGCTCTGCGGCTCCGCCAGGTCCGCGAACGTCACCTGCGACAGCCGCACCGGCCGCGGCACCTCGACGTCGGGCGCGGGGCCCTGCATGTAGATCTCGACCGGCCTGATTCTCTGTTCCACGTCCATCTCCTCTATCCCGTGATAAGAGCGCCCCGCGGATTCCGTCCGCCGGGCGCTCGAAAGATCGCTGGTCCAGCGGCGGGGAAGATGGCGCGCGGGGCCGCGGGCGCAAGGGGGCCCCCTCCCCCGCTCGTTCCTCGCGGCCCCTCCCCCAAACCGCGGGGGAGGGGCGGACGCATGCATCTACCTGCTGCGTCATCGTTCTCTGCAACGCCGGCATTGTCGAGCCGGCTTCAGCCGCCTTCGCGTAGTTCCAGCCGGGGGATTTATCCCCCGGCGCGCGCGGCGCCGCCGCCCCCGGCCGCTCCAGGCCGCCCAACACCCACCTCGCCCCCAACCTGCGAAGGCAGGTTTCCCGCGGTTGTTGCAGCGGTTTCAACCGCCGGACCACACCCGGCCCCCCGCCTCAACTGCCGTCACCCCCCCCACACCCGCCGCACTCACCACGTCAGCACGATCTTCCCAAACGTGTCGTTCGCCTCCATGCGCTCGTGGGCTTTCCGGATGTCGGCGAAGGGGTACACCGTGTCGACGACGGGGCGGATGCGGGCGGAGGAGACCAGCGGGAGCACGGCGCCGGAGAACTCGCGCGCGAGGGCGATCTTTTCCTCCAGCGGCCGGCTGCGCAGGACGGTGCCGAAGATGTGGATGCGGCGCCGCAGGAGAAGCCCCAGGTCGATCTCCGCCTTGGTGCCGGCGGTGGTGCCCACGACGACCGCCCGGCCGCGCAGCGCGAGCACCCGCAGCGACGCCTCAAGCAGCTTCCCGCCGACTAGATCCAGAAGCGCGTGGACGCCGCCCCCGTACGTGGCCTGGTTGACCGCCTCGGCCAGGTCCTCCTTGCTGGTGTCGATCCCCGTCTCCAGCCCGAACTCGCGGGCACGCTCCAGCTTCGCGGCCGAGCGCGACGTTCCGAGCACCTCCGCCCCCGCCGCACGTGCAAGCTGCAGCGCCGCGGTGCCGACCCCGCTCCCGACCGCGTGGATCAGCACGCGCTCCCCCACCTTGACGTCGAGCTGGCGAAAGAGGGCATCGTAGGAGGTGAGGAAGGCCTCGGGGATGGCGGCGGCCTCTTCGAAGCCCAGGTTCTGCGGAATGCGGATCGCCTCGCGCTCGTGCACCACCACGAACTCGGAGTGCCCGCCGCCGCCGACGATCCCCATCACCCGGTTCCCCACGGCCCACAGGCCCGCGCCCTGCCCCACCGCATCCACCTCGCCGGCGTACTCGAGCCCGGGGACGTCGGCGGGGGCGCCGGGAGGGGCGGGGTACATGCCGCGGCGCTGCAGGAGGTCCGCGCGGTTCAGCGCCGAGGCGTGCACGCGCACCCGGATCTCGCCCGGCCCCGGCTCGGGCACCGGCCGGTCTTCCTGCTCCAGCACCTCGGGGCCGCCGGGGCGGGTGATGACGATCGCTTTCATCGAAAAAAAGTGCGTGAGTGCGTTAGTGCGTGAGTGCGTTTGAACAGCGGGGGTCACGCAGAGGCGCAGAGACGCAGGGAGAGACCTCCGCGCCTACTCCTGCGTCTCTGCGCCTCTGCGTGAGATTGCGGTCTGTCGTCGGAGCAGATCTCTGGTGAGCGGCGCCACGCACTGGCGCACTAACGCACTCACGCACTACCGCGCCTCGGCCCTGAAGAACGCCTCGATCCCGCGGACGTGTGCCGTCGCGAGGCGGTCCAAGAAGGCAGGATCGCGAAGGGCGTTCTCCTCTTCCGGGATGGGCATGAAGAGCGACTCGGTGAGGGCCGAGGGGAGCCAGGTGGGGCGCACCAGGGCCAGGTTCTCGCGCAGCGCGCCGCGGTTGGGCAGAAGCGTCACGCCGACGATGTTGTCCGCCAGCGCCTGCGCCAGCGAGCGGCCGAACGGCTGGAAGTGGTACACCGCCGTGTGGAAGGCGCGGAACGGGTTCTGGGCCTCGCCGAAGGCGTTGTTGTGAACCGACACCAGGATGTCCGCGTCGCTCCGCACCGCCAGCGCCACACGGCCGCGCAGGTCCTCGGCCGAGCTGGTGGAGAACGGGGGCTCGCGGCCCGTGCGCGTCAGGATCACCTCGGCGCCGGCGGCGCGCAGCTTTTCGGCCAGCGGCAGGGAGATGGCGAGGTTGGCGTCGCCCTCGTACAGGCCGGTGGGGCCGGTGGCGCCCGCGGGCGGGTGGCCGGGGTCGATCACGATGCGCCGCCCCCGCAGCGGGTTGGCCGCGTCGATCGCCGGGCGGCGGCGGAGGCGCAGGACGAGCGCACCGTCCGCCGCGTAGAATGCCTTGTACCCCCACGGCGCGCGGGCCAGCGACAGGCGCACCCTCGCAGTGGACGGGCCGGCTGCATCCTGCGCCACGCCGGTCAGCATCGAGTCGTTCTGCGCGGTGCTGGCGGCCTGCGCCGTCACCCCGTACAGCGTTACCGTCCACTCGCGCTCGCCGGGCTCCACCAAAAAGGGCGCGCGTTGGGCCGGGATGCGGACGTCCACCCAGCGCTCGGCGGGGGTCACGGCGACGGCGCCCAGCGCGACGGGGGCCATCGGCGCCGCGGTGGTGTCGGCCACGGTCACGCCGCTCGCGTCGATCCATGCGGCGGTCGAGGGATCGAGCTGAACGCGATACTGGCTGCCGCGGCGCTCGGCCAGCGAGAGGCGCGTGCCGCGTGGGAAGAACCAGCGGTACGTGCCCGTGGGCGTGGCGCGCGCGAACACCTCCGATCCCGTCGCCAGCGTGTCCAATCCGCCACTCACCCGCGCCGAGCGCGGCGTGGTGTAGACCTGCGGCACGCCCCCCATCCCCTCGAAGTCGGGCGTGGGCTCGGGGCGGTAGGGTATGGTGTGGCTGGCCGTCTGCCCGTTCTTGGACGCGCGCAGCTCCCAGGCGCTCGCCGGCACGGCCAGGTAGGCGATGAACGCGCCGTTCGGCGCCACAGGCACCGGCGTCCCGTTGATGGTCAGCGCCGCGCCCCCCGTCCCCACCGAGCCGTAGATGAAGGCCGAGTCCCGCTTCGGACGAAGGAGGTTGCTGCCCGGCTCGATCACGCGGATGGCGAGCGGGGCCTCCACGCGCTGGATCGGCGGGAGGCCGGGCGTGAGCGGCTGATATTCCAGCGCGGCGGGCGCGGCGGGCTCGGGGCGCGGCGACGGGCCGGTCGCAGGCGTGCCGCCGCCGGGAGTGCAGGCGGCCAGGAAGAGGACGGCGGCGTACGGGCGCAGGGAGAATGACCGGGTCAACACGGGCTCCTGTGGATGCCGGCGGATCGCGGGGCAGCCGGACGGTCGGTCGCGGCGCAGCCCTGCGCGGCGGTGCAAAGGACGCGCCGGGCGCGCCCGGAGGGTTGCATCCCGGCAAAACCTTGTATATCGTTTAGCGCCATCTGTTTACCTCCTCCGCAGGCCGCGCCCGCCACGGGTCACGGCCCGCGATCTTCCTTTGCCGCATAAGAGGACGCTTCATGTACGCTCCGCGCATCGCCGTACCCTTTGCCCTCGCCGCGCTGGTGGCGCTGGCGGCCTGCTCCGACGGTCCCGCGTCGCCGGACCCGGTGGCGCCGGCCGTGACGCGCGCGGGGCAGCCAATCCCTACCCGCGCGCAGGAGCGCCCCGGCACCTGGGTAGAGCGCACGGACGAGCAGCTCTGGGCCGCCATCTCCGCCGCGGGCGGGAACGCGGCGGTGGGGCTCAAGTCGCCGGGCGGCGTACGCGGCGTGTGGCGCGGACGGGTGCTGGTGGGGCGCAGCGAGTGGTCGCAGGGGCGCGCGGCGGTCGCGTCGCAGCCGGGCGTGACGCTGGTGCGCACGGACGACCTCCTTCCCTCGATGGAGGTGAAGCTGGACGGGCCCGGAGCGCTGGCCGCCCTGCGCCGCCTTCCGTTCGTCGACTACGTGGAGCCGACGATGGTGGAGGACGGCCTCCCCGAGTTCGCGGGGGTGGGCGGATGCGGATGGGGGAGCGCGTGGACGGGCGACCGGCAGTACACCGCGTCGGGCGACGTGTACTCGCAGAAGCTCACCGCCATGCGCATCCCCGATGCGTGGACGCTGAGCAGCGGCGCGGGCGTCACCATCGGCCTCACGGACACGGGGATCTCGTCCGGCCAGGGGCAGTTCACCAGCACCTTCGCCACGGGTGAGAGCACCGGGCGCACGCTCAAGCTCCTCAAGGTTTCGTCGATGTCCAGCGTGTACGACGGCTGCGGGCACGGCACGCGCATGGCGGGCATCATCGCCGCGCCGCGCGACGGGCGCAGCGTGGGGGGCATCGCGTACCGCTCCAACTTCGTGAGCGTGCGCCAGGCGGATGGCGTGGCCACCGTATCCAGCAGCGACGCCAAGTACAGCGTGCGCACCGCGGCGGAGAACGGCGCGCGTATCGTGGTGATGGCGTGGGAGTCGCTCAACTGGTACTGGCAGGTGTCGGACGAGATCGAGTACTGGCACTACAACTACCCGATCCTCTTCTTCGGCGCCGCGGGCACCAGCGGGTGCGGCGACGGCATCCTGGACAGCAACGTCGTCTTCCCGGCCGACATGCCCGAGGTGGTGGCGGTCACGGGCGTCACGTACCCCGGCGGCGGCGTCCCCTGCGGCATCCATCACGGTTCGGACGTGGAGCTCACGGCGTACCTGGACATCCCGAGCACGGGCCAGTACACGGCGGATGTGGTGGGGATGGGCGGCAGCTCCAACGCCACCGCCGTTGTGGGCTCGGTGGCGGCGCTGGTCTGGTCGCGCACCCCCAGCCTCACGCGCGACGGCCTGCGCCAGCGCCTGATCCAGACCGCGCAGTACTATCCGAACCGGCACCCGGAAGAGGGCTATGGGGTGATCAATGCGTATCGGGCGGTGACGGGGAACTGATTGGGGAATGGGGAATGGGGAAATGGGGAATGGGAACGGCTGATCCGGTGCCGTTCCCATTCCTGCGGTTACAGCCGTATGTCTCCGCCGTCGTCCCTCTGCCGCAGGCGGGCGAGCTGGTCGCGCGATGCGGCTAGCGACTGCTCGGTGGCCGCGCGGTCGATGCGCAGGCGGAGGGTGATGGAGCCGGGCGACGGCTCGCGCTCGATGGTCACCACGTCGCCTTCGCGGGTGCCGTCGGGGAGGAGCGAGGCGGGGACGTGGAGAAGGGGGCCGTCGTCCTGCTGAACGGCGGCGATTCCTTCTTCGATGCTGTCCACCGTCCAGGTGTGGGTCATGGGCTCCTCGGGCGCGGGGTTGGCGAGGGATAGGTAGGCGCGGGGCCGCGCGCACGCAAGCGGGTTGACGGCGGCGAGGAGCGGGTGCGAAGTTCAGGTATGAACGAAACCGGAGCTCTGTGCGTCCCGCGCGTGCGCGAGGTGCTGGCGGCCCTTCTCCGCGCGGGCGGCGAGGTGGAGGCGCGGCTGGAGCGCAGCGTGGAGCCGATGGGGCTCTCGCTCGCCAAGATGGGCGCCCTGCACACCCTGGTGGAGGCGGACGGGCCCATCCCCCTCGGGCAGCTCGCGGAGCGGCTCTGCTGCGTGAAGTCCAACGTCACCCAGCTCGTGGACCGGCTGGAGGCGGAGCTCCTGGTGCGGCGCGTCCCCGATCCGGCGGACCGGCGCAGCGTCCGCGCGGAGGTCACGGACGAGGGCCGGGCACGCTACGCCGCCGCCGTCCGCGCGCGCGAGGCCGCCGAGGCCGAGCTCCTGGCTGGCTTCGGCGACGACGAGCTGGAGCGGCTCGCCGCGTGGTGCCGGCGGGTAGCGGGCGGATGATCTTCATCTCCGAAGACCCCGCGCCCTGGGACGACGACCTCGAAGCCGACTTCCCCCTGGGCGACGGCGTGGCGGACACCGGCGCCACCGTGCAGTGCCCGTACTGCGGCGAGCTGGTGGAGATCGCCCTCGACCCCGGCAGCGGCACGCGCCAGGGCTACGTGGAAGATTGCCAGGTCTGCTGCCGCCCCTGGAACGTCCACGTCGTCTATGGCCCGGACGGCACCGCCGAGGTGTGGGCGGAGGCGGCGGACGGCGAGTAGAGGGCGCACACAGTAGGGGTTCGACAGTGGTCGCTGACACAGATCGGTAACCAGTTGCCCTACATGAAGATGCAACAAAGCCGCCCCGAAAGCGTGTACAACGCGCCCGGAGCGGCCATAGATGGGTTAAGTCGTTATCCTGTTGTC is a genomic window containing:
- a CDS encoding MarR family transcriptional regulator, which gives rise to MNETGALCVPRVREVLAALLRAGGEVEARLERSVEPMGLSLAKMGALHTLVEADGPIPLGQLAERLCCVKSNVTQLVDRLEAELLVRRVPDPADRRSVRAEVTDEGRARYAAAVRAREAAEAELLAGFGDDELERLAAWCRRVAGG
- a CDS encoding DUF3006 domain-containing protein, with protein sequence MTHTWTVDSIEEGIAAVQQDDGPLLHVPASLLPDGTREGDVVTIEREPSPGSITLRLRIDRAATEQSLAASRDQLARLRQRDDGGDIRL
- a CDS encoding N-acetylmuramoyl-L-alanine amidase, with product MTRSFSLRPYAAVLFLAACTPGGGTPATGPSPRPEPAAPAALEYQPLTPGLPPIQRVEAPLAIRVIEPGSNLLRPKRDSAFIYGSVGTGGAALTINGTPVPVAPNGAFIAYLAVPASAWELRASKNGQTASHTIPYRPEPTPDFEGMGGVPQVYTTPRSARVSGGLDTLATGSEVFARATPTGTYRWFFPRGTRLSLAERRGSQYRVQLDPSTAAWIDASGVTVADTTAAPMAPVALGAVAVTPAERWVDVRIPAQRAPFLVEPGEREWTVTLYGVTAQAASTAQNDSMLTGVAQDAAGPSTARVRLSLARAPWGYKAFYAADGALVLRLRRRPAIDAANPLRGRRIVIDPGHPPAGATGPTGLYEGDANLAISLPLAEKLRAAGAEVILTRTGREPPFSTSSAEDLRGRVALAVRSDADILVSVHNNAFGEAQNPFRAFHTAVYHFQPFGRSLAQALADNIVGVTLLPNRGALRENLALVRPTWLPSALTESLFMPIPEEENALRDPAFLDRLATAHVRGIEAFFRAEAR
- a CDS encoding S8/S53 family peptidase, with translation MYAPRIAVPFALAALVALAACSDGPASPDPVAPAVTRAGQPIPTRAQERPGTWVERTDEQLWAAISAAGGNAAVGLKSPGGVRGVWRGRVLVGRSEWSQGRAAVASQPGVTLVRTDDLLPSMEVKLDGPGALAALRRLPFVDYVEPTMVEDGLPEFAGVGGCGWGSAWTGDRQYTASGDVYSQKLTAMRIPDAWTLSSGAGVTIGLTDTGISSGQGQFTSTFATGESTGRTLKLLKVSSMSSVYDGCGHGTRMAGIIAAPRDGRSVGGIAYRSNFVSVRQADGVATVSSSDAKYSVRTAAENGARIVVMAWESLNWYWQVSDEIEYWHYNYPILFFGAAGTSGCGDGILDSNVVFPADMPEVVAVTGVTYPGGGVPCGIHHGSDVELTAYLDIPSTGQYTADVVGMGGSSNATAVVGSVAALVWSRTPSLTRDGLRQRLIQTAQYYPNRHPEEGYGVINAYRAVTGN
- a CDS encoding CPXCG motif-containing cysteine-rich protein, which produces MIFISEDPAPWDDDLEADFPLGDGVADTGATVQCPYCGELVEIALDPGSGTRQGYVEDCQVCCRPWNVHVVYGPDGTAEVWAEAADGE